A single genomic interval of Catenulispora sp. GP43 harbors:
- a CDS encoding DNA-binding protein has product MRQQTAMLTFPELFQLPVSVSLATAARAFGFSTNTAYKLVRREAFPCRVIRPSWCYRVPTMSLMAALGVESLPVHFEDVESGMDFAARFDDEDSTGGRG; this is encoded by the coding sequence ATGCGGCAGCAGACGGCAATGCTCACCTTCCCCGAGCTCTTCCAACTCCCCGTCTCCGTAAGTTTGGCGACGGCTGCACGGGCCTTCGGTTTCAGCACCAACACGGCTTACAAGCTGGTCAGGCGCGAGGCGTTCCCCTGCCGAGTGATCCGGCCCTCCTGGTGCTACCGCGTCCCGACCATGAGCCTCATGGCGGCACTCGGTGTCGAGAGCTTGCCTGTCCATTTCGAGGACGTGGAATCGGGCATGGACTTCGCCGCCAGATTCGATGACGAAGACTCGACCGGCGGGCGGGGATGA
- the ssb gene encoding single-stranded DNA-binding protein gives MSIGDTTLTVVGNITKDPDLKFLPSGVAVVSFTIAASRRVFDRDKNEWRDGDTLFMRCSAWRHLAEHIGDTLTKGTRVIASGRLSQRDWEDNNGVQRTVVELNVEEIGPSLKYATATVKKAARAGAPHPAEAYAGASAGAGNTGGWGGGEWGSASSKPGPWDGADAPYTGDEPPF, from the coding sequence ATGTCGATCGGTGACACCACCCTGACCGTGGTCGGCAACATCACCAAGGACCCCGACCTGAAGTTCCTGCCCTCCGGCGTCGCGGTGGTGTCATTCACCATCGCCGCATCCCGCCGCGTCTTCGACCGGGACAAGAACGAGTGGCGCGACGGCGACACGCTGTTCATGCGCTGCTCGGCGTGGCGGCACCTCGCCGAGCACATCGGCGACACCCTGACCAAGGGCACCCGCGTCATCGCCTCCGGCCGGCTGTCCCAGCGCGACTGGGAAGACAATAACGGCGTGCAGCGCACCGTCGTGGAACTGAACGTCGAGGAGATCGGCCCGTCGCTGAAGTACGCGACCGCCACCGTCAAGAAGGCCGCGCGTGCCGGGGCGCCGCACCCGGCCGAGGCCTACGCCGGGGCGTCAGCCGGGGCCGGCAACACCGGCGGGTGGGGCGGGGGCGAATGGGGCAGCGCGTCGTCCAAGCCGGGCCCGTGGGACGGCGCCGACGCCCCGTACACCGGCGACGAGCCGCCGTTCTAG
- a CDS encoding 2OG-Fe(II) oxygenase, which produces MRFAARERLVAVLAKEFGEPPFAVVEYADAGLLDVRVEGVGQLKFPVTPAQARKLCALGTAARYGRGEQTLTDASVRDTWEVPKAAVEVSWSPKFMSVLDGMREQLGLPDSATLRAELHSLLVYEPGQFFLPHQDSEKHDEMVGTLVVTLPSRHAGGELVIKHGSRSAVSLGSASKLALAAFYADCRHEVRPVKSGNRIAATFNLLLDGGAPQASGRDAAAEAARYLGDHFTTPSTAYSWGKPSVPKRLVYLLDHEYTERGLSWDRLKGGDADRAALLRAAAEQAGCRVMLAVTEIKETWDAFPEGSDYEESYDDEDDEDGNGEYQLNDLIETVTTLSCWIDPDTGHREQISLDVGDNEVCASTATDDLSPYDEQYEGYMGNYGNTLDRWYRRAALVVFPDGLGFANRAEAVPAWAMRHVAERADSGDVAGARADAASLAPFWTAKVGPGPRADVFGPALDAAQAVDQPDTAAMLLAPFRAEDLLTEHAAPLVRLAEHYGGTWLGGILSAWSATGRHELHGYTPESRVWYSALPALCGSLAAAGGGGSSAAGVLLRSAWLRLTATAAPRLQAPAPSSRAAGSAELSEPLAAVIAASAAAGPTTTALSDSIAAHLAGLGDESLPWQLAGLRAFSATHDAPDSRLAAAAAADCARRLAGRLARSARAAGDWSIRLPDDCACPLCEVLTAFLADPALRIREWPLAKDGRRHVHTRIDAIELPVGHETRREGRPYTLVLTKKDTLFTDEQAARAADADDLRWLHTAWPQTVR; this is translated from the coding sequence ATGAGGTTCGCGGCGCGCGAGCGGCTGGTTGCGGTCCTGGCCAAGGAGTTCGGCGAGCCACCGTTCGCGGTCGTCGAGTACGCCGATGCCGGACTGCTCGACGTGCGGGTCGAGGGTGTCGGCCAGCTGAAGTTCCCAGTGACTCCCGCGCAGGCCCGGAAGCTGTGTGCACTAGGCACAGCGGCGCGTTACGGCCGCGGCGAACAGACTCTGACCGACGCGTCGGTGCGCGACACGTGGGAGGTGCCGAAGGCCGCGGTCGAGGTGAGCTGGTCGCCGAAGTTCATGTCTGTGCTGGACGGGATGCGCGAGCAGCTCGGGCTGCCGGACTCCGCGACGCTGCGGGCCGAGCTGCACTCACTTCTAGTCTACGAGCCGGGCCAGTTCTTCCTGCCGCATCAGGACTCCGAGAAGCACGACGAGATGGTGGGCACGCTCGTGGTGACGCTGCCGTCCCGGCACGCTGGCGGCGAGCTCGTCATCAAGCACGGCTCGCGCAGCGCGGTCTCCTTGGGCTCGGCGTCCAAGCTGGCTCTGGCCGCGTTCTACGCGGACTGCCGCCACGAGGTCAGGCCGGTGAAGTCCGGGAATCGGATCGCCGCCACGTTCAACCTGCTGCTGGACGGCGGCGCACCGCAGGCGTCGGGTCGCGACGCGGCGGCGGAGGCCGCGCGGTATCTGGGCGACCACTTCACGACCCCGTCCACGGCGTACTCCTGGGGGAAGCCGTCGGTGCCGAAGCGGCTGGTCTACCTCCTGGACCACGAGTACACCGAGCGCGGGCTGAGCTGGGACCGGCTCAAGGGAGGCGACGCCGACCGAGCTGCGCTGCTGCGGGCCGCCGCGGAACAGGCCGGCTGCCGGGTGATGCTCGCGGTCACCGAGATCAAGGAGACCTGGGACGCCTTCCCCGAGGGCTCGGACTACGAGGAGTCGTACGACGACGAAGATGATGAGGACGGCAACGGTGAGTACCAACTCAACGACCTGATCGAGACGGTCACGACGCTGTCCTGCTGGATCGACCCGGACACCGGGCACCGCGAGCAGATCAGCCTCGACGTCGGCGACAACGAGGTCTGCGCCTCGACCGCGACCGACGACCTGTCGCCCTACGACGAGCAGTACGAGGGCTACATGGGCAACTACGGCAACACCCTGGACCGCTGGTACCGGCGCGCGGCGCTGGTGGTTTTCCCCGACGGCCTGGGGTTCGCCAACCGGGCCGAGGCGGTTCCGGCCTGGGCGATGCGACACGTCGCCGAGCGGGCCGACTCCGGGGACGTCGCAGGGGCCCGCGCCGACGCTGCCTCGCTCGCGCCGTTCTGGACGGCAAAGGTGGGGCCGGGACCCCGCGCCGACGTGTTCGGCCCGGCGCTGGACGCCGCGCAGGCCGTGGACCAGCCGGATACGGCGGCCATGCTGCTGGCCCCGTTCCGGGCCGAGGACCTGCTCACCGAGCATGCCGCGCCGCTGGTCCGCCTTGCGGAACACTACGGCGGCACATGGCTGGGCGGGATCTTGAGCGCCTGGTCCGCCACCGGCCGGCACGAACTGCACGGCTACACACCCGAGTCCCGCGTCTGGTACTCGGCGCTGCCGGCGCTGTGCGGCAGCTTGGCCGCCGCCGGCGGCGGGGGTTCGTCCGCCGCCGGTGTGCTGCTGCGGTCGGCCTGGCTTCGGCTGACCGCCACTGCTGCACCGCGACTCCAGGCGCCGGCTCCCAGCAGCCGCGCCGCCGGATCAGCGGAACTCTCCGAGCCGCTGGCCGCGGTCATCGCCGCATCGGCCGCCGCGGGTCCCACGACGACGGCGTTGAGCGACAGTATCGCGGCTCACCTGGCAGGGCTCGGTGATGAATCACTGCCCTGGCAGCTCGCAGGGCTCCGCGCCTTCTCCGCAACACACGACGCACCCGATAGCCGTCTGGCGGCGGCCGCGGCAGCCGATTGCGCCCGTCGGCTCGCCGGGCGACTGGCGCGGTCGGCGCGCGCGGCCGGCGACTGGTCGATCAGGTTGCCAGATGACTGTGCTTGTCCGCTGTGCGAAGTCCTGACCGCGTTTCTGGCCGATCCGGCACTCCGGATCCGGGAGTGGCCCCTGGCCAAAGACGGTCGCCGACACGTCCACACGCGCATCGACGCGATCGAACTGCCGGTCGGGCACGAGACCCGACGCGAGGGACGCCCGTACACCCTGGTGCTGACCAAGAAGGACACGCTGTTCACCGACGAGCAGGCCGCCCGCGCGGCCGATGCCGACGATCTGCGGTGGCTGCACACGGCGTGGCCCCAGACTGTCCGATGA
- a CDS encoding bifunctional DNA primase/polymerase, protein MSRTRPPGLHLALSLAQLGWHILPLTWTQKRPLANCDQCEPRRGTAPHNPAGCPCIPAGRWCHGVRAATIDPDRLTAWWTAEPRAVPGVATGPSGLCLIDIDTGHQPLPDNLATHLLPGIDLSAEDIPAAEWNDRARFRDGRDSLSLLARLRGRSNPWPQGEEYRPVSTATPSGGRHLWYRTPAPGLHQVIANTRKPRPYGLAWQVDIKAGWSYGIAPGATTAAGLYKPLNGHPAHVGTMPPWKAAEVIRVASQSPPEPAVHSGTERRRTTAGSNHARAYIDAILANRLPQIKELRNGRWTELSALAFRIGGHLAATGIDPGDIPQRLIDAGYAAGLSYRRAESAVTSSLANGQNRPWPIPPSRAHSGGSHAAR, encoded by the coding sequence ATGTCCCGAACCCGACCGCCGGGGCTGCACCTCGCGCTGAGCCTGGCCCAACTCGGATGGCACATCCTCCCCCTGACGTGGACCCAAAAGCGCCCCCTGGCCAACTGCGACCAGTGCGAACCCCGCCGCGGCACGGCCCCGCACAACCCGGCCGGATGCCCCTGCATCCCGGCCGGCCGATGGTGCCACGGAGTGCGCGCGGCCACCATCGACCCCGACCGGCTCACCGCCTGGTGGACCGCCGAACCCCGGGCCGTCCCCGGCGTCGCCACCGGCCCGTCCGGACTTTGCCTCATCGACATTGACACCGGACACCAGCCCCTCCCAGACAACCTGGCAACCCACCTGTTGCCCGGCATCGACCTATCCGCCGAGGACATCCCCGCCGCGGAATGGAACGATCGGGCGCGCTTCCGGGACGGACGCGACTCTCTGTCCCTGCTCGCCCGTCTCCGCGGCCGATCAAACCCGTGGCCACAAGGCGAGGAATACCGCCCCGTCTCCACAGCAACACCCTCCGGCGGCCGGCACCTGTGGTACCGAACCCCCGCACCGGGACTTCACCAGGTCATCGCCAACACCCGTAAGCCACGCCCCTACGGCCTGGCCTGGCAAGTCGACATCAAAGCCGGGTGGTCCTACGGCATCGCCCCCGGCGCCACGACCGCCGCGGGTCTCTACAAGCCCCTAAATGGCCACCCGGCACACGTCGGCACCATGCCCCCGTGGAAGGCCGCGGAGGTCATCCGCGTTGCCTCGCAATCCCCGCCGGAGCCGGCCGTGCATTCCGGGACGGAACGGCGTCGAACTACGGCCGGCAGCAACCACGCGCGGGCATATATCGACGCCATCCTTGCCAACCGGCTCCCACAGATCAAAGAGCTACGCAACGGCCGATGGACCGAACTCAGCGCACTGGCCTTTCGCATCGGCGGACACCTCGCCGCAACTGGCATTGACCCCGGCGACATCCCCCAGCGGCTCATAGACGCCGGATACGCGGCCGGCCTGAGCTACCGCAGAGCCGAAAGTGCCGTCACCAGTTCGCTAGCCAACGGCCAAAACCGACCATGGCCCATTCCACCATCACGCGCACACTCGGGAGGTTCGCATGCCGCGCGATGA
- a CDS encoding GntR family transcriptional regulator produces MTITTPNRPAHPAVPLYRQITALICRAVLAGQLTQGATLPTRPRLAETLGVSVATVDTALAELSFLGIVKTSAGRPARIDLRPSKTPLGSTRMEVAGMFAVFSTEDLAGPLPVQPAS; encoded by the coding sequence ATGACCATCACGACCCCGAACCGCCCCGCCCACCCCGCCGTGCCCCTGTACCGCCAGATCACGGCTCTGATCTGCCGGGCCGTGCTCGCCGGCCAGCTGACGCAGGGTGCCACGCTGCCGACCCGGCCCCGGCTCGCCGAAACGCTGGGGGTCTCCGTGGCCACCGTCGACACCGCACTCGCCGAACTGAGCTTCCTGGGCATCGTCAAAACCTCTGCGGGGCGACCGGCGCGCATCGACCTCCGCCCCAGCAAGACGCCATTGGGAAGCACCCGAATGGAAGTCGCCGGCATGTTCGCAGTCTTCAGCACCGAAGACCTGGCCGGACCTCTCCCGGTCCAGCCCGCAAGCTGA
- a CDS encoding integrase, producing MYEIEARKNSQGKVTSYRLEWRVDGERFKDSFKRKVQADKFRSDLVSAASKGTPFDVSTGLPMSATSVLKPLAWYAFACDYTDSKWKDASAKHRADIARVLMLATPMFFVTGRGKPDAKLLRRALSRYAYNTKQRGDAPEDVKAALAWVERNTRNVDFVADEEVLRNVLDVITTKQDGTRMAAVTVKKYRGILHNALQHAVVKKALASNPLTGLSWISVKASSEVDRRSVLNPPQGRAFLAAVAEEEAAGGRQLVAMFGAMLYCGLRPEEAVEVADYNLVLPDLVKNPETGELEEPPEDDDWGELFVGPVSPEVARDWTDSGDVRDTRSMPKHRAENETRGPIPVPPVQVRLFRAHLKEFGVGANGRLFRGVRVDHVPGTTIRELHRRARAKVLSNTELDTPLAKRPYDLRHTCLSTQLNAGIPPQQVAQWAGNSVEVLLRTYAKCLTGQADVMRKRMAAALRV from the coding sequence GTGTACGAAATTGAGGCACGCAAGAATTCTCAGGGCAAGGTCACGTCATACCGTCTGGAATGGCGAGTCGACGGCGAACGGTTTAAGGACTCGTTCAAGCGTAAGGTGCAGGCGGACAAGTTCCGTTCCGATCTCGTCTCCGCGGCGAGCAAAGGAACCCCCTTTGACGTGTCGACCGGCCTACCGATGTCGGCAACGTCAGTTCTTAAGCCGCTGGCGTGGTACGCATTCGCGTGCGACTACACCGATTCGAAGTGGAAGGATGCATCCGCGAAGCATCGTGCGGATATCGCCCGTGTCCTCATGCTCGCGACCCCCATGTTTTTCGTCACCGGACGAGGGAAGCCGGATGCCAAGTTGCTCCGGCGTGCGCTCTCTCGCTACGCCTACAACACCAAACAACGAGGGGACGCGCCCGAAGACGTGAAGGCCGCGTTGGCATGGGTGGAGCGAAACACAAGGAACGTGGATTTCGTCGCGGACGAGGAGGTGTTGCGGAACGTCCTAGACGTCATTACCACAAAGCAGGACGGGACGCGCATGGCGGCAGTCACGGTCAAGAAGTACCGCGGCATCCTGCATAATGCGCTTCAGCATGCCGTAGTCAAAAAGGCATTGGCCTCCAACCCTCTGACCGGATTGAGCTGGATTAGCGTAAAGGCCAGTAGCGAAGTCGACCGGCGTTCGGTTCTCAATCCACCGCAGGGGAGAGCGTTTCTCGCCGCCGTGGCGGAAGAAGAAGCGGCGGGCGGTCGACAACTGGTCGCCATGTTCGGAGCGATGCTCTACTGCGGTCTTCGGCCCGAGGAGGCCGTCGAAGTGGCCGATTACAACCTCGTTTTGCCTGATCTGGTCAAGAATCCCGAGACAGGAGAGTTGGAGGAACCCCCGGAGGACGACGACTGGGGAGAGCTGTTCGTGGGCCCCGTATCGCCAGAAGTCGCGCGCGATTGGACGGACAGCGGCGACGTGCGGGACACAAGGAGCATGCCTAAGCACCGGGCCGAGAACGAGACGCGTGGCCCCATTCCCGTTCCGCCAGTACAGGTCCGGCTCTTCCGGGCCCACCTCAAAGAGTTCGGCGTCGGAGCAAACGGGAGACTCTTCCGTGGCGTCAGGGTCGACCACGTGCCGGGCACGACGATTCGCGAGCTTCACCGAAGGGCAAGGGCGAAGGTCCTCAGCAACACCGAACTAGATACGCCGCTTGCCAAGAGGCCGTACGACCTGCGCCACACGTGTCTATCAACCCAGCTCAACGCCGGCATCCCACCGCAACAGGTAGCCCAGTGGGCGGGGAACAGCGTTGAGGTGCTGCTCCGCACGTACGCCAAGTGCCTCACCGGCCAGGCTGACGTCATGCGCAAACGGATGGCCGCAGCGCTGCGGGTGTAG
- a CDS encoding DUF1266 domain-containing protein yields MTTDNWADNWTAPSTDDQGLLAAQAANDPDAYLAVLARLDVYVPRREPDQGSKFSLRRSVVKLNQLTVYGQLNNAIRGTSKSALTVSQEYATTRRGARLILPVYTRALVPAERPEGVYFDRNLFPAWVQDLAKQRQTMQLVINPGTPEEREFNVGKAAQWMKKHPHLVGSWNQLHGTVRTVYNEPTQGDLARALACGAHLAASNAVPWNSMGRPFLNYHDQLDSLREWWGIEGPVQWQNQVDALLDTENPQPADLVLGIRAERGAGAQPSGDPAHDTRALTEGVEAWCRDRGAPERLRQEMLDIAQWVVRCETWMRRDSVIRPDAIVATQAAWDWGRCVNMARWGLACGFCDRTTAEQIVRHAGGLCARAYADWGQLSAAYILGRVVKMGRQGNPENTYRDTLQIHRALAQDPASPFLTLSLR; encoded by the coding sequence GTGACGACCGACAACTGGGCCGACAACTGGACGGCGCCCTCGACCGACGACCAGGGGCTGCTCGCCGCCCAGGCCGCGAACGACCCGGACGCGTACCTGGCCGTGCTGGCGCGGCTGGACGTGTACGTGCCGCGGCGGGAGCCGGATCAGGGTTCGAAGTTCAGTCTGCGCCGCTCGGTGGTGAAGCTGAACCAGCTCACCGTCTACGGCCAGCTGAACAACGCCATTCGCGGGACGTCGAAGTCCGCCCTGACGGTCAGCCAGGAGTACGCCACCACCCGGCGGGGGGCGCGCCTGATCCTGCCGGTGTACACCCGGGCCCTGGTGCCGGCCGAGCGGCCCGAGGGCGTGTACTTCGACCGGAACCTGTTCCCGGCGTGGGTCCAGGACCTGGCCAAGCAGCGGCAGACGATGCAGCTCGTGATCAATCCGGGGACGCCGGAGGAGCGCGAGTTCAACGTCGGCAAGGCCGCGCAGTGGATGAAGAAGCACCCGCACCTGGTCGGCAGCTGGAACCAGCTGCACGGCACCGTGCGCACCGTCTACAACGAGCCGACTCAGGGCGACCTGGCCCGCGCGCTGGCGTGCGGGGCGCACCTGGCGGCGAGCAACGCCGTGCCGTGGAACTCGATGGGCCGCCCCTTCCTGAACTACCACGACCAGCTCGACTCGCTGCGCGAGTGGTGGGGCATCGAGGGCCCGGTGCAGTGGCAGAACCAGGTCGACGCGCTGCTGGACACCGAGAACCCACAGCCGGCGGACCTGGTCCTGGGCATCCGCGCCGAACGCGGCGCGGGCGCGCAGCCCAGCGGCGACCCGGCCCACGACACCCGGGCCCTGACCGAGGGCGTCGAGGCCTGGTGCCGCGACCGCGGGGCCCCGGAGCGCCTCCGGCAGGAGATGCTCGACATCGCGCAGTGGGTGGTGCGCTGCGAGACGTGGATGCGCAGGGACAGCGTCATAAGGCCGGACGCCATCGTGGCCACCCAGGCCGCCTGGGACTGGGGCCGCTGCGTGAACATGGCCCGCTGGGGCCTGGCCTGCGGCTTCTGCGACCGCACCACCGCCGAGCAGATCGTGCGCCACGCCGGCGGCCTGTGCGCCCGCGCGTACGCCGACTGGGGGCAACTGTCGGCGGCGTACATCCTCGGACGGGTGGTCAAGATGGGACGCCAGGGCAATCCGGAGAACACCTACCGGGACACCCTGCAGATCCACCGCGCGCTCGCGCAGGATCCCGCCAGCCCGTTCCTGACGCTGTCGCTGCGCTGA
- a CDS encoding DUF927 domain-containing protein, producing MQDPEGPDPYNDVPPPDEPNAPAVAEEPGTAAAGAAILPPGHRFPNGYELDDAGIVLVIPRTDRDGEPLEPKIIRVSYGPIAVVQTYHSHEGDQWFDVRWHDGFKTVTRRVDGTVLRSGRALVRELGGAGIPLFEGDSRAAERYLAAYLMTNKGALHMETVTVARHLGWQEDGTFVSCDGGPWPVEPGQPEQRPILTAYRPSGTLAGWQEAVRRVERYPVVRAALAAAFAPVLLKTLRLRSATLDISGRSTRGKSTAAALALSAWADPSSDAQGMGTWKSGIIMIEKRLNLVRGLPTVLDETRVVKSPDIVDQVLYQVSMDQGAARGGGWASMLPWSTILISTGEQPALSFTSHEGAAARVMSLRRAPFGTGGPASAADAMAVTDAIGRHFGTAGPAFAAKVAGKLAESDGAAWIRKRYGDLVERHAAAADNDVAKRRAPWVAALHLASQLAYEWDIVPLPALALEVWADLLSEESAREDRGGMALEVVRSLIGSQGHRLQPLGANVKGGPTVPAPTGGWIGAHVERDGAPAVALLPDPLAEALASTTPPIVLDAVREAWAESGTIVMDGKRMAREKVGGERVRCYVFTRTVLDGEPDDDPTPPAEDTPAEPEWRSEPLPDAEGWPTGTYGADVND from the coding sequence ATGCAAGACCCCGAGGGGCCCGACCCCTACAACGACGTCCCACCCCCCGACGAACCCAACGCGCCGGCCGTCGCCGAAGAGCCGGGCACGGCCGCGGCTGGTGCGGCGATCCTGCCGCCCGGCCACCGATTCCCCAACGGCTACGAGCTCGACGACGCCGGGATCGTGCTGGTGATCCCGCGCACCGACCGCGACGGCGAGCCGCTCGAACCCAAAATCATCCGGGTTTCCTACGGCCCGATTGCCGTGGTTCAGACATACCACTCGCACGAGGGCGACCAGTGGTTTGACGTGCGCTGGCACGACGGGTTCAAGACCGTAACCCGCCGCGTGGACGGCACCGTATTGCGCTCCGGCCGCGCCCTGGTCCGTGAGCTTGGGGGCGCCGGGATCCCGCTGTTCGAGGGCGACTCCCGCGCTGCTGAGCGCTACCTCGCGGCCTACCTGATGACCAACAAAGGAGCCCTGCACATGGAGACAGTCACCGTCGCCCGACACCTCGGGTGGCAGGAAGACGGCACGTTCGTATCCTGCGACGGCGGTCCGTGGCCGGTTGAGCCCGGCCAGCCCGAACAGCGCCCGATCCTGACCGCCTACCGGCCCTCCGGCACCCTGGCCGGGTGGCAGGAGGCGGTGCGCCGGGTCGAGCGCTACCCGGTGGTGCGTGCCGCACTCGCCGCGGCGTTCGCGCCGGTGCTACTCAAGACTCTGCGGCTGCGATCGGCGACGCTGGACATCTCCGGCCGCTCCACCCGCGGCAAGTCCACCGCCGCGGCGCTGGCGCTGTCGGCATGGGCCGACCCGTCCAGCGACGCTCAGGGCATGGGCACCTGGAAATCCGGGATCATCATGATTGAGAAGCGTCTCAACCTGGTCCGGGGCCTGCCAACCGTGCTGGATGAAACCCGCGTGGTCAAGTCCCCGGACATCGTCGACCAGGTGCTGTATCAGGTCTCCATGGACCAGGGCGCCGCGCGCGGCGGGGGCTGGGCCTCCATGCTGCCGTGGTCCACCATCCTGATCAGCACCGGGGAACAGCCCGCGCTGTCGTTCACCTCCCACGAGGGCGCCGCGGCCCGGGTCATGTCGCTGCGCCGAGCACCGTTCGGCACCGGCGGGCCGGCATCGGCCGCGGACGCCATGGCGGTCACCGATGCGATCGGCCGGCACTTCGGCACCGCCGGCCCGGCGTTCGCCGCCAAGGTGGCGGGCAAGCTGGCCGAGTCGGACGGCGCGGCATGGATCCGCAAGCGCTACGGCGACCTGGTCGAGCGCCACGCTGCCGCGGCAGACAACGACGTGGCCAAGCGCCGTGCCCCCTGGGTGGCCGCGCTGCACCTCGCCTCGCAGCTCGCCTACGAGTGGGACATCGTGCCGCTCCCGGCTCTCGCGCTGGAGGTCTGGGCCGACCTGCTCAGCGAGGAATCCGCGCGGGAGGACCGCGGCGGGATGGCGCTGGAAGTCGTGCGTTCCCTGATCGGATCCCAGGGCCACCGACTTCAGCCCCTCGGCGCGAACGTCAAGGGCGGGCCGACCGTTCCCGCCCCCACCGGCGGGTGGATCGGCGCGCATGTCGAGCGCGACGGCGCCCCGGCCGTAGCGTTGCTGCCGGACCCGCTGGCCGAAGCTCTCGCGTCGACAACCCCGCCGATCGTGCTCGATGCGGTCCGGGAGGCATGGGCCGAGTCCGGCACGATCGTCATGGACGGCAAGCGCATGGCCCGGGAAAAGGTCGGCGGTGAGCGCGTGCGCTGCTACGTGTTCACCCGCACCGTGCTCGACGGCGAACCCGACGACGACCCGACCCCGCCCGCCGAAGACACGCCGGCCGAACCGGAGTGGCGTAGTGAGCCACTGCCCGACGCCGAGGGATGGCCGACCGGCACGTACGGCGCGGACGTCAACGACTGA